The following coding sequences are from one marine bacterium B5-7 window:
- a CDS encoding hypoxanthine phosphoribosyltransferase: MLPANFPDAPINQRIVDTFENPQILYDADTVRGFVQRMADYITSTFDGNFVLMGVMNGALQLQADVLRALYGVDGVLTETIRVASYEGTTRGELSIVSKPASENIKDKTIVVVDDVNDSGTTLKAIQDYLYGEGAKEVHSIVLFEKPCAKYPANFVAEPLIDNDFIVGYCLDCHGLFRNLDYVFKVDGLR; this comes from the coding sequence CGAGAACCCACAAATACTTTATGATGCAGACACGGTACGCGGTTTTGTACAACGGATGGCGGATTACATCACCTCAACATTTGATGGAAACTTTGTGCTAATGGGCGTCATGAATGGTGCCCTACAATTGCAGGCTGATGTGTTACGCGCCTTATATGGTGTTGATGGTGTACTCACAGAAACCATTCGTGTCGCCAGCTATGAAGGCACAACACGTGGCGAGTTAAGCATTGTTTCAAAACCTGCATCCGAAAACATCAAAGACAAAACCATTGTCGTTGTCGATGATGTGAATGATTCCGGCACTACATTGAAAGCTATTCAAGATTATTTATATGGCGAAGGCGCAAAGGAAGTCCATAGCATTGTCTTGTTTGAAAAGCCCTGCGCAAAATACCCTGCAAATTTCGTGGCTGAACCCCTAATCGATAATGATTTCATCGTCGGTTATTGTTTAGATTGCCATGGTTTGTTCAGGAATTTGGATTATGTATTTAAGGTGGATGGGTTAAGATAA